One genomic segment of Acinetobacter oleivorans DR1 includes these proteins:
- a CDS encoding DNA polymerase III subunit chi translates to MAKVSFYLFETSEERQVDSACRLCRKILQKHPKIWWYCPDMQLQQMLDERLWEFDPVSFIAHGVDQTDAAVCISAKQPLEQGLLVFNFNNHALEQVDHFSHIIEIVENNETAKQIGREKFKMYRRLGIEPRTFKL, encoded by the coding sequence ATGGCTAAAGTTAGTTTTTATCTGTTTGAAACCAGCGAAGAACGGCAAGTCGATAGTGCTTGCCGTTTATGTCGAAAAATATTACAGAAGCATCCTAAAATCTGGTGGTATTGCCCAGATATGCAGCTACAACAGATGCTTGATGAAAGATTATGGGAATTCGACCCTGTCAGTTTCATTGCGCATGGCGTTGACCAGACTGATGCTGCTGTATGTATTTCGGCTAAACAACCACTTGAACAAGGCCTGTTAGTATTTAATTTTAACAATCATGCACTTGAACAAGTTGATCATTTTAGCCACATTATAGAAATTGTTGAAAATAATGAAACAGCCAAGCAAATTGGTCGAGAAAAATTTAAAATGTATCGCCGTTTGGGTATAGAACCGCGGACCTTTAAATTATAA
- the lptF gene encoding LPS export ABC transporter permease LptF, with the protein MIIRRYLVKQVVSTSLVVISLLTLIMMGGRLIKYFGVAAQGRLDASILFSIIGYRLPEFLTLILPLGFFIGLMLVFGRLYVDHEMAVLNGSGVSRHQLARLLIPMTLVYMVCQSVLMLWMTPWGLREFEKLTTTQAVRTGFDLVRPREFISSGPYTIYAGSLSEDRKNLKDIFFYQRATKEDKPDVMILAKEATRVEVANDTANVVDLVQGRRYEIFPGQPKYTQAEFQSYRLRLENDKDVKFESGDVEALSTTKLFSKTNDPVIRSELGWRLFGPFTIIIALMLSVALSEVSPRQGRYYRLIPAIFIFSSLIVLMIAIKTRISKEELDIWAYPAVLVVYGVAAALFSRKQKLAPKIKKQIKRVKL; encoded by the coding sequence TTGATTATTCGGCGTTATCTCGTCAAGCAAGTTGTCTCTACCTCATTGGTGGTCATTTCTTTATTGACCTTAATCATGATGGGTGGTCGTCTGATCAAATACTTTGGTGTGGCGGCGCAGGGGCGTTTAGATGCCAGTATCTTGTTTAGCATCATTGGATATCGTTTACCTGAATTTCTAACCCTCATTTTACCACTGGGTTTTTTCATTGGTTTAATGTTGGTGTTTGGTCGTTTATATGTTGACCATGAAATGGCAGTACTGAACGGTAGTGGTGTGAGCCGTCATCAATTAGCACGATTACTCATTCCAATGACGCTTGTTTATATGGTTTGTCAGTCTGTGCTTATGCTTTGGATGACGCCGTGGGGACTGCGTGAGTTTGAAAAATTAACCACCACCCAAGCGGTTCGGACAGGCTTCGATTTGGTTCGCCCAAGAGAATTTATTTCTTCTGGACCCTATACGATTTATGCAGGTTCATTGTCAGAAGACCGAAAGAATTTGAAGGACATTTTCTTTTATCAACGTGCGACCAAAGAAGATAAGCCAGATGTCATGATCTTGGCAAAAGAAGCGACTCGTGTAGAAGTTGCAAATGATACAGCCAATGTCGTTGATCTGGTGCAAGGCCGTCGTTATGAAATATTTCCGGGACAACCAAAATATACGCAAGCAGAGTTTCAGTCTTATCGTTTACGTTTAGAAAATGATAAAGATGTTAAGTTTGAAAGTGGCGATGTAGAAGCATTATCAACGACTAAACTCTTTTCAAAAACAAATGATCCAGTCATAAGAAGTGAGTTGGGATGGCGTTTGTTTGGACCATTCACCATTATTATTGCTTTAATGCTTTCTGTGGCATTGTCTGAGGTGAGTCCACGACAAGGTCGTTATTACCGTCTTATTCCGGCGATTTTTATTTTTTCCAGTCTGATCGTATTAATGATTGCAATCAAGACTCGTATTAGTAAAGAAGAACTCGATATTTGGGCTTATCCTGCCGTGTTGGTGGTTTATGGCGTTGCAGCAGCCTTATTTTCACGTAAACAAAAGTTGGCACCAAAAATCAAGAAACAGATCAAGCGAGTGAAATTATAA
- the lptG gene encoding LPS export ABC transporter permease LptG: MLARRIVAKYVTKTTALAMFGTTVVLSILQILFTYLGELGELKPDYNAWQALIYVLWGAPRYLYEILPISALIGAVIGLGSLATSSELIVMRSAGISLWRIVGWVMRSALLLIILSFALSEWVIPYTNEKAASVKSHRSVAALGEVKGYWSREGQRFIYIDYANSQGNLKDIQVVDFDQNYYLQSLINAQQGQFVKDGQWALKKAQQMDILAAGNAIKTDHDEQSLSLALQPKYVHMVTLDPEDLSPSQLISFMRYMDEYSQVPKTYQLAFWQKVASPFSLIALVLVACSFIFGPLRQQSMGFRLVIALFIGLSFYYLQDFLGYASLVYAPSPAWFVLVPILLMFGAGSYLLYRAR, encoded by the coding sequence ATGTTAGCACGTCGAATAGTCGCCAAATATGTGACGAAAACCACTGCGCTTGCAATGTTTGGCACCACAGTTGTTTTGTCGATTTTACAGATCTTATTTACGTATCTGGGTGAGTTGGGTGAGCTCAAACCAGACTATAACGCATGGCAAGCTCTCATCTATGTGTTATGGGGTGCTCCTCGTTATCTATATGAAATTTTGCCTATTTCTGCCTTGATTGGTGCTGTAATTGGTTTAGGGTCACTAGCAACTAGCAGTGAACTTATTGTTATGCGCTCTGCTGGTATTAGCTTATGGCGTATTGTTGGTTGGGTGATGCGCTCAGCTTTACTGCTTATTATTTTGTCTTTTGCCTTAAGTGAATGGGTTATTCCATATACCAATGAAAAAGCAGCAAGTGTTAAAAGTCACCGCTCTGTAGCTGCTTTAGGCGAAGTTAAAGGTTATTGGTCACGTGAAGGGCAGCGATTTATCTATATCGACTATGCTAACTCTCAAGGCAATTTAAAAGATATTCAAGTGGTCGATTTTGACCAGAACTATTACTTGCAATCATTAATCAATGCTCAGCAAGGCCAGTTCGTAAAAGATGGTCAATGGGCTTTGAAGAAAGCCCAACAAATGGATATTTTGGCGGCAGGAAATGCCATCAAAACCGACCATGACGAACAATCGCTTTCTTTAGCATTACAGCCTAAATATGTGCACATGGTGACTTTAGATCCTGAAGATTTATCACCAAGCCAGCTCATCAGTTTCATGCGCTATATGGATGAATATAGTCAGGTTCCAAAGACCTATCAATTGGCTTTCTGGCAAAAAGTTGCCTCGCCATTTTCGTTGATTGCTCTGGTTCTCGTGGCATGTTCATTTATTTTTGGGCCATTACGCCAACAATCGATGGGTTTCCGTTTGGTGATCGCATTGTTTATTGGTTTGAGTTTCTATTATTTGCAGGATTTCTTGGGTTATGCCAGCTTGGTTTATGCCCCGTCTCCTGCATGGTTCGTACTCGTACCTATCTTGTTAATGTTTGGCGCAGGAAGTTATTTGCTTTACCGCGCTCGCTAG
- a CDS encoding leucyl aminopeptidase: protein MKFTTYTTFPEQTSNESLWVLVDSEHLQSNVNTYQINNLESVLNATQFKGNFNETLPLFGQISNQPHSQLLGLGKTAELQAVKLAKLAQTIIKSTQNKFKHIAIDIAALPVEHHYLFALSLTQAAYGYDEFKSKKNEFVLQQVDLISSTTSLDEKQLALVHAVQSGQSYARDLGNRPGNICFPEYLAEQALALAAEFPDLLKVTVLNEQQMADLGMYAFLAVSKGSERPGRIVTLEYQAQIDQAPVVLVGKGVTFDTGGISLKPGLGMDEMKFDMCGAASVLGTIRALCEAKLPIHVVGAIAAAENMPSGKATRPGDIVTTMSGQTVEILNTDAEGRLVLCDTLTYIKRFNPAVVVDIATLTGACVVALGKVLSGLFSPDDALAAELQQAGEQSFDRVWRMPVIDDYQELLDSPFADIANIGGPYGGAITAACFLERFTREYRWAHLDVAGTAWLSGPAKGATGRPVPLLMQFLANRVNTNG, encoded by the coding sequence ATGAAATTTACAACTTATACAACTTTTCCCGAACAGACATCTAATGAATCTTTGTGGGTTTTAGTTGATTCAGAACATCTACAAAGCAACGTCAACACATATCAAATCAATAACCTAGAAAGCGTTCTGAACGCTACCCAATTTAAAGGCAACTTCAATGAAACTCTGCCTTTATTTGGTCAGATTTCAAATCAGCCTCACAGCCAATTACTTGGCTTAGGAAAAACAGCTGAACTTCAGGCAGTCAAGCTCGCTAAACTTGCCCAAACGATTATCAAATCGACACAAAATAAATTTAAGCATATCGCAATTGATATTGCTGCTTTACCTGTCGAGCACCATTATTTATTTGCTTTAAGCTTAACTCAAGCAGCTTATGGTTATGATGAGTTTAAATCGAAAAAAAATGAATTTGTGTTACAACAGGTTGATTTAATTAGTTCAACGACTAGCCTAGATGAAAAACAACTGGCTTTAGTACATGCTGTACAGTCTGGTCAGTCTTATGCACGTGATCTTGGCAACCGTCCGGGGAATATTTGTTTCCCAGAATATTTGGCAGAACAAGCTCTAGCTTTAGCCGCAGAATTCCCTGACTTACTTAAAGTAACTGTTTTAAATGAGCAACAAATGGCTGATTTAGGCATGTATGCTTTTCTTGCAGTTAGCAAAGGATCTGAACGTCCGGGCCGTATTGTAACGCTCGAATATCAAGCACAGATTGATCAAGCTCCGGTTGTTCTAGTGGGTAAAGGCGTAACTTTTGATACAGGTGGTATTTCATTAAAACCAGGCCTTGGCATGGATGAAATGAAATTCGATATGTGCGGTGCAGCATCTGTACTTGGTACCATTCGTGCCCTATGCGAAGCAAAACTTCCTATTCATGTAGTTGGTGCAATTGCAGCAGCAGAAAATATGCCTTCTGGTAAAGCAACTCGTCCAGGTGACATTGTGACAACCATGAGCGGTCAAACTGTTGAAATTTTAAATACAGATGCTGAAGGCCGTTTAGTACTGTGTGACACATTGACCTATATTAAACGCTTTAATCCAGCAGTAGTGGTTGATATCGCAACATTAACTGGTGCATGTGTAGTCGCTTTAGGCAAAGTACTCAGTGGGTTATTCTCACCAGATGATGCTTTGGCAGCAGAGCTCCAACAAGCTGGCGAACAATCATTTGACCGTGTATGGCGTATGCCAGTGATTGATGATTATCAAGAATTACTTGATTCACCATTTGCGGATATTGCAAACATCGGTGGTCCATATGGCGGCGCGATTACAGCTGCATGTTTCCTTGAGCGCTTTACACGTGAATATCGTTGGGCTCATTTAGATGTAGCAGGAACAGCATGGTTATCTGGTCCAGCTAAAGGTGCAACAGGTCGTCCAGTACCATTACTCATGCAATTTTTAGCGAATCGTGTAAATACGAATGGCTAA
- the gpmI gene encoding 2,3-bisphosphoglycerate-independent phosphoglycerate mutase: protein MTDATAGKIPHVLVIMDGVGHREATEDNAFLAAKTPNLAAMTAKHPNSLISGSGEDVGLPDGQMGNSEVGHMNLGAGRVLYQDFTRITKDIRTGDFFKHEVLIDAVEKAKAANGAVHIMGLLSEGGVHSHEDHIVAMCELALKRGAKVYLHAFLDGRDTPPRSAQPSLEKLDALFAQYPGQGRIATMIGRYFAMDRDNRWDRVEQAYRLLTEGEALRIAQTAVEGLELAYAANENDEFVKATRIGDIAKVQDGDSVVFMNFRADRAREITRAFVEKDFAGFERKVVPNLSKFVMLTRYQASIDAPVAYMPEALKNSLGEYLSSLGKTQLRIAETEKYAHVTFFFSGGREDEYPGEKRILIPSPNVATYDLKPEMSAYEVTDELVKAINSGEYDLLVVNYANGDMVGHTGIFDAAVKAVEAVDTCLGRVYEAVMAKKGHMLITADHGNVEQMQDYESGQVHTQHTTELVPFIYVGPTQATIAEGGVLADVAPTILNLMQIPVPAEMQGRNLITLSA from the coding sequence ATGACGGATGCAACTGCTGGCAAGATCCCTCACGTTCTGGTCATTATGGATGGTGTTGGTCACCGTGAAGCGACTGAAGATAATGCCTTCCTTGCAGCAAAAACACCGAATTTGGCAGCAATGACCGCAAAGCATCCAAATAGTCTAATTTCTGGTTCTGGCGAAGATGTTGGTTTACCTGATGGACAAATGGGTAACTCTGAAGTTGGCCATATGAACCTTGGTGCAGGCCGTGTGTTATATCAAGACTTTACCCGTATTACTAAAGATATTCGTACTGGCGACTTTTTTAAACATGAAGTGTTGATCGACGCTGTTGAAAAGGCCAAAGCTGCTAATGGTGCTGTTCATATTATGGGCTTGCTCTCAGAAGGTGGCGTCCATTCACATGAAGATCATATTGTGGCGATGTGTGAGCTTGCATTAAAACGCGGTGCAAAAGTTTATTTACATGCTTTCCTAGATGGTCGTGATACCCCTCCACGTAGTGCTCAACCATCTTTAGAAAAATTAGATGCATTATTTGCTCAATATCCAGGTCAGGGCCGTATTGCAACCATGATTGGCCGCTACTTTGCAATGGACCGCGACAACCGTTGGGATCGCGTTGAACAAGCTTATCGCTTGTTAACTGAAGGTGAGGCACTTCGTATTGCACAAACAGCAGTGGAAGGATTAGAGTTAGCTTACGCAGCCAATGAAAACGATGAGTTTGTAAAAGCGACTCGCATTGGTGATATTGCTAAAGTACAAGATGGCGATAGCGTTGTATTTATGAATTTCCGTGCTGACCGAGCTCGTGAAATTACTCGCGCATTTGTAGAGAAAGATTTTGCTGGCTTTGAGCGTAAAGTTGTACCAAATCTTTCTAAATTTGTGATGCTTACGCGTTATCAGGCTAGCATTGATGCGCCAGTTGCATACATGCCAGAAGCTCTCAAAAATTCATTGGGGGAATATTTATCTTCTCTTGGAAAAACTCAGTTGCGTATTGCTGAAACTGAAAAATATGCTCATGTAACGTTCTTCTTTAGTGGTGGGCGTGAAGATGAATATCCAGGTGAGAAACGTATTTTAATTCCATCTCCAAACGTTGCGACATATGATCTTAAGCCTGAAATGAGTGCTTATGAAGTAACTGATGAATTAGTTAAAGCCATTAATTCTGGTGAGTACGATTTATTGGTTGTGAACTATGCCAATGGTGATATGGTAGGCCATACAGGTATTTTTGATGCGGCAGTTAAAGCAGTTGAAGCGGTTGATACTTGTTTAGGTCGTGTCTATGAGGCAGTTATGGCGAAAAAAGGCCACATGCTTATTACTGCTGACCATGGTAACGTTGAACAGATGCAAGACTACGAGAGTGGTCAAGTTCATACTCAACATACAACGGAACTTGTACCGTTTATCTATGTTGGCCCAACACAAGCAACAATTGCAGAAGGTGGTGTGCTTGCCGATGTAGCACCAACGATTCTCAATTTAATGCAGATTCCTGTTCCTGCCGAAATGCAAGGACGTAACCTGATTACATTATCTGCATAA
- a CDS encoding sigma-54-dependent transcriptional regulator gives MAEQQPLVLLVDDEEDLCLLMQMTLARMGIKTHLAYRVEQAKQLFTQFHYDACLTDLNLPDGSGLELVKHVSQTYPHTPIAVLTAYGNMDIAIAALKAGAFDFVSKPINQIHLDQLLKKALNQPKPEHEFGETTLENDLLIGRSPPIQNLRTAIKKIARSQAPVFVTGESGTGKEVVANLIHRLSNRSEGPFIAINCGAIPTELMESELFGHKKGSFTGATQDKQGLILSAHGGSLFLDEIAELPLNMQVKLLRAVQEKKIRPVGSDQEIDVDFRVISASHQDLDLLVRQGKFRQDLFFRIHVMDIMLPPLRERGGDILLLANHFIQKVCMEWEIPSKQLTTTGETYLLQQDFPGNVRELRNMIERAITLSDDEFIDLTHLAPLLRSSSNSQITTQPVSDTSTAIAQTRPKLPLEGLERYLENIEKDLLLNALDMTHWNRTLAAKKLGMTFRSLRYRLKKFGLDTELGEEV, from the coding sequence ATGGCAGAACAGCAACCACTGGTTTTGCTTGTAGACGATGAAGAAGATTTGTGCCTTTTAATGCAAATGACTCTTGCACGAATGGGGATTAAAACACATCTTGCTTATCGGGTTGAACAGGCCAAACAACTCTTTACTCAGTTTCATTATGATGCTTGCTTAACCGATTTAAACCTACCCGATGGTAGCGGTTTAGAATTGGTTAAACACGTTTCTCAAACTTACCCACACACACCAATTGCAGTTTTAACTGCATACGGCAATATGGATATTGCAATTGCAGCGTTAAAGGCAGGAGCTTTTGACTTTGTAAGTAAACCTATTAACCAAATTCATTTAGATCAGTTATTAAAAAAAGCGCTAAATCAGCCAAAACCAGAGCATGAGTTTGGTGAAACAACTTTGGAAAATGACCTATTAATTGGTCGCTCTCCTCCAATACAAAACTTACGGACAGCTATTAAAAAAATAGCTCGCTCTCAAGCTCCTGTGTTTGTTACAGGCGAGTCTGGTACAGGTAAAGAGGTTGTTGCTAATCTTATTCACCGCTTGAGTAATCGCAGCGAAGGCCCGTTTATTGCGATTAACTGTGGAGCCATCCCAACCGAGCTCATGGAAAGTGAACTTTTTGGACATAAAAAAGGCAGTTTCACTGGAGCGACCCAAGACAAACAAGGCCTTATTTTGTCGGCTCATGGCGGCAGTTTATTTTTAGATGAAATTGCTGAATTGCCATTAAACATGCAGGTTAAATTGCTTCGGGCAGTGCAAGAGAAAAAAATTCGTCCCGTAGGTTCAGATCAGGAAATTGATGTTGATTTTCGAGTAATCAGCGCCAGCCATCAAGATTTAGATTTGTTAGTCCGACAAGGTAAATTCCGTCAGGACTTATTTTTCCGTATTCATGTGATGGATATCATGTTGCCGCCACTACGTGAGCGTGGTGGAGATATTTTGTTATTAGCCAATCATTTTATTCAAAAAGTTTGTATGGAGTGGGAAATTCCAAGCAAACAACTAACTACAACTGGTGAAACTTATTTATTGCAGCAAGATTTCCCAGGTAATGTTCGTGAATTAAGAAATATGATTGAACGAGCTATTACCTTAAGTGATGATGAATTTATTGATTTAACACATCTAGCACCTCTTCTTAGAAGCAGTAGCAACTCTCAAATCACCACTCAACCAGTGAGTGACACGTCAACTGCGATAGCTCAAACTCGGCCAAAATTACCACTGGAAGGTTTAGAACGCTACTTAGAAAATATTGAAAAAGATCTTCTATTGAACGCATTGGACATGACACATTGGAACCGAACATTAGCAGCTAAAAAGCTAGGAATGACCTTTCGTTCTTTACGCTATCGACTGAAAAAGTTTGGCTTAGATACCGAATTGGGAGAAGAAGTATAA
- a CDS encoding S41 family peptidase, whose translation MLQHIKYKKLIVSMLLCCSQFSFAAPVVKEKLSPLHSDSEEPEHSYAEVPIESIQQFVQIYGIVRDNYVDVKSDDALFQQAIKGLVSGLDRYSRYLSAEEYRQLIQYTEGDLASVDFALSPELHLHKWMIRDLKTGSDSYKLGLRNGQTILKIDNQDLKNLNQDQVLGLLYGSIGSTLQVQAEELSGNINLVRNKKIETDIEPVMLHNQVLVLKIRVFQQDTANEIKRLIEENSSPRLKAVLIDLRNNPGGLLSAAVESADLFLNNGIIVSTKSRSEGNQQFQALPGNEFQNIKLGILINHRSASAAEVFTAAMKEHQRAWVMGEKSYGKGVVQKLFPLPSGAALQMTVSHYYTPNGNMIEGQGIQPNQTYPLPPEMKEDVYLDRVADLFLKKK comes from the coding sequence ATGCTGCAACACATTAAATATAAAAAACTTATTGTAAGTATGTTGCTGTGTTGCAGCCAATTTTCTTTTGCGGCGCCAGTTGTAAAAGAGAAATTGTCACCTTTGCATTCTGATTCGGAAGAACCAGAACATAGTTATGCAGAGGTGCCGATCGAGTCGATTCAACAGTTTGTACAAATCTATGGAATCGTTCGAGATAACTATGTCGACGTGAAGTCTGACGATGCCTTATTTCAACAAGCCATTAAAGGGTTAGTGAGTGGGCTAGATCGTTATTCACGTTATTTGTCAGCAGAAGAATATCGTCAACTCATTCAATATACCGAAGGTGACCTTGCCTCGGTTGATTTTGCTTTAAGCCCTGAATTACATCTCCATAAATGGATGATTCGTGATCTTAAAACAGGTTCAGACTCATACAAATTAGGGTTGAGAAATGGTCAGACGATTCTCAAGATTGATAATCAAGACTTAAAGAATTTAAACCAAGATCAGGTACTTGGTCTGCTTTACGGTTCTATTGGAAGTACGCTTCAAGTACAAGCAGAAGAGTTAAGTGGAAATATTAACTTAGTTCGTAATAAAAAAATAGAAACCGATATCGAACCTGTAATGCTACATAATCAGGTTTTAGTACTCAAAATTAGAGTATTCCAGCAAGATACGGCAAATGAAATTAAACGGTTAATTGAAGAAAATAGTTCACCACGTTTAAAAGCCGTTTTAATCGATTTGCGAAATAATCCAGGTGGATTGTTATCAGCAGCAGTCGAGTCAGCAGATTTATTTTTAAATAACGGAATTATTGTTTCAACTAAAAGCCGTTCGGAAGGTAATCAACAATTTCAGGCTTTGCCCGGCAATGAATTTCAGAATATAAAATTAGGTATATTAATTAATCATCGCTCTGCATCGGCAGCCGAAGTTTTTACTGCGGCCATGAAAGAACACCAGCGTGCATGGGTCATGGGTGAAAAAAGTTATGGAAAAGGCGTAGTGCAAAAGCTATTTCCTTTGCCAAGTGGTGCGGCACTACAAATGACAGTCTCACATTACTACACGCCAAACGGCAATATGATTGAAGGGCAAGGTATTCAGCCTAATCAGACCTATCCTTTGCCCCCAGAAATGAAAGAAGACGTCTATTTAGATCGCGTTGCAGACTTATTCCTAAAGAAAAAGTAG
- a CDS encoding riboflavin synthase has product MFTGIIESLGKVESLQSVGGDVRLRIQTDLDMSDVHLGDSIATNGICLTVIEWGDNWYAADVSRESLNRTTLGNWKVGQRVNVEKAMLPTTRFGGHIVSGHVDGVGEITVVREDARSIYYDVTAPTELAKYLAEKGSVTVDGISLTINHLRGNILSLNLIPHTAERTNIGTWQVGSKVNLEVDVLARYIERLLLGDKAAEQKTESNISMAFLAENGFLK; this is encoded by the coding sequence ATGTTTACAGGCATTATTGAAAGTTTAGGAAAAGTCGAAAGCCTGCAAAGCGTAGGTGGTGATGTGCGTTTACGTATTCAGACTGATCTGGATATGTCAGATGTACATTTGGGTGACTCAATTGCGACCAATGGAATCTGTCTCACCGTGATTGAATGGGGCGATAATTGGTACGCAGCGGATGTTTCTCGTGAAAGCTTGAATCGTACGACTTTAGGTAACTGGAAAGTTGGGCAACGTGTCAATGTTGAAAAGGCAATGTTACCGACAACACGCTTTGGTGGACACATTGTCAGTGGCCATGTTGATGGTGTGGGTGAAATTACTGTAGTACGTGAAGATGCTCGCTCAATCTATTATGACGTTACAGCACCGACAGAACTTGCTAAATATTTAGCCGAAAAAGGTTCTGTGACCGTAGATGGGATTAGCTTAACGATTAACCACTTACGTGGAAATATTTTAAGCTTAAACTTAATTCCGCATACAGCAGAGCGTACTAACATTGGAACATGGCAAGTTGGTAGCAAAGTAAACCTTGAAGTCGATGTTTTGGCGCGTTATATCGAGCGTTTATTGCTAGGTGACAAAGCAGCTGAACAAAAAACAGAGTCAAATATTAGTATGGCTTTTTTAGCTGAGAATGGTTTTTTAAAATAA
- the blhA gene encoding cell division protein BlhA — protein sequence MVALNVGQDFKKRWLNAPEAVRHTYQQDLARICDLLEPQTPIQLWVLNDEKAQLESQQKIEQAYADLKAELIEQARIRRQLALEKSLADKRASEAAYAAELQADEVRKFNEQTETLHTLRSHLEQEVAEQTARYQKNPETPAVNYSAGVKLSITDDQILSELESLRIRLELEAESLIEQSVTAFRAKLNSAAQEEIEYILKNSKFSDEKIEK from the coding sequence ATGGTGGCATTAAATGTCGGGCAAGATTTTAAAAAAAGATGGTTAAATGCGCCTGAAGCTGTCCGTCATACCTATCAACAGGATCTGGCACGTATTTGTGACTTACTAGAGCCTCAAACGCCTATTCAGCTTTGGGTTTTAAATGATGAAAAAGCACAGTTAGAATCACAGCAAAAAATTGAACAAGCCTACGCAGATCTTAAAGCAGAGCTCATTGAGCAAGCACGTATTCGTCGTCAACTCGCTTTAGAAAAATCGCTTGCTGACAAACGTGCATCAGAAGCTGCTTATGCTGCGGAGTTGCAAGCAGACGAAGTTCGAAAATTTAATGAACAGACTGAAACATTACACACATTACGTAGTCATTTAGAACAAGAGGTTGCAGAGCAAACTGCGCGTTATCAGAAAAACCCTGAAACACCAGCAGTCAATTATTCTGCTGGCGTAAAACTTAGTATTACCGATGATCAAATCTTATCTGAGCTTGAAAGTTTACGTATTCGTTTAGAACTTGAAGCTGAGAGCTTAATTGAACAGTCTGTAACAGCTTTCCGAGCTAAACTAAATTCGGCAGCTCAAGAAGAAATTGAATACATTTTAAAGAATTCTAAGTTTTCTGATGAAAAAATAGAAAAGTAA
- a CDS encoding DNA adenine methylase codes for MNSEPSVYHKRRHAARTTDEYLFHQLVPYLGNKRRLLHLILEALEITGTLNSKKKNPPIFADFFAGSGVVSRLARQNGYRVIANDWEPYSHALNHAILACTDAPAFKELGGYQKAIDYLNRLPEVKGWVTHNLCPRNDDVYDPTRDRLFFKRRNGMRIDAIRQQIATWQAQGAINDVEMSALLAPLLYSASFVSNTSGVFKSFHQGWGGRTQTALERIESLLWLTPSRFCEIGDRKRPAAEMWCVDSQHLANQMSGFEVDVAYLDPPYNQHAYSSNYHVLNALTLWDQVDLPSPDTKGYKSGIDRAWRKERPSPYNSSKYAKDAYEKLLSTINARYILTSYSTDGNIEPKDLLMANLERGKVTLLTQDVPRYRVSKQRQSERARVLEFIVITDTHAKSGPPLRQLLGQLYHFAELGGVDTSGNSTQLALW; via the coding sequence ATGAATTCAGAGCCTTCGGTTTATCACAAACGTCGTCATGCGGCCCGTACGACAGACGAATATCTTTTCCATCAGCTTGTTCCTTATTTAGGTAACAAGCGCCGATTGCTCCATCTAATTTTAGAAGCCCTTGAAATTACAGGGACACTGAATAGCAAGAAAAAGAATCCTCCGATTTTTGCCGACTTTTTTGCCGGCAGTGGTGTCGTATCTCGTTTAGCACGTCAAAATGGTTACCGTGTGATTGCAAATGACTGGGAACCTTATAGCCATGCTTTAAATCATGCGATTTTAGCTTGTACCGATGCACCTGCTTTTAAAGAGCTGGGTGGATATCAGAAGGCAATTGATTATTTAAATCGCTTACCTGAAGTTAAAGGTTGGGTTACGCATAACCTTTGTCCACGTAACGATGATGTATACGATCCAACTCGTGACCGTTTGTTCTTTAAACGCCGTAATGGTATGCGTATTGATGCGATTCGCCAGCAGATTGCAACATGGCAGGCACAAGGTGCAATTAATGATGTAGAGATGAGTGCTTTGCTTGCACCATTACTCTATTCAGCAAGTTTTGTCAGTAACACCAGCGGTGTATTTAAAAGTTTCCACCAAGGGTGGGGCGGACGTACACAAACTGCATTGGAACGAATTGAGTCATTGCTTTGGTTAACACCAAGCCGTTTTTGCGAGATTGGTGATCGTAAGCGTCCTGCTGCTGAAATGTGGTGTGTAGATTCACAGCATCTAGCAAATCAAATGAGTGGTTTTGAAGTCGATGTTGCCTATCTTGATCCACCCTATAACCAGCATGCATACAGCAGTAATTACCATGTTTTGAATGCATTAACTTTATGGGATCAGGTCGATTTACCATCACCAGATACTAAAGGTTATAAGAGTGGAATTGATAGAGCTTGGCGTAAAGAGCGTCCAAGTCCTTATAACTCTTCTAAATATGCAAAAGATGCGTATGAAAAGTTACTTTCAACCATCAATGCCCGCTATATTCTGACCAGTTATTCAACTGATGGTAATATCGAGCCTAAAGATTTGCTTATGGCTAATCTGGAGCGCGGTAAAGTGACCTTGTTAACACAAGATGTTCCGCGCTATCGAGTAAGTAAACAGCGACAGTCTGAACGTGCACGCGTGCTTGAGTTTATTGTGATTACTGATACTCATGCTAAGTCTGGACCACCATTACGTCAGTTATTAGGCCAGCTTTACCACTTCGCCGAGCTAGGTGGTGTAGATACTTCAGGTAATAGTACACAGCTCGCACTTTGGTAA